The Rhodobacter sp. CZR27 genome includes a window with the following:
- a CDS encoding NnrS family protein — protein sequence MAAVSSIWLAPHRPLFLAAGLWALVALVWWHWGGSMGLSTPVLGTSGLWHGHEMLFGLGSAAVGGYFLTASMSWRGADPLSGRPLMALVALWLLGRVALLAEGLWPGLPLWLLQPAALGYFLLLGALLAREAVAARRWPKLGFAAGIFAFGLAETLYLRAAVTEAMPDSATMVRVGWMFFAIKISIIGGRMVPAFTLNWLRQAGLTVADPAPRPALGWAALGLLWSALALTFAGEETVSALALIAAGILQGIRLAGWRGRDARGNLLLLLLHATFGWLAAGLVLVGLARLGLLPLAEMDALHALTMGAMSGMILSLAARAAAPRDGGPLRARPTMVAAFALIWSAALLRLAAPLAPSADVVTLAAALWCLGWLSFLAGYLPTVLGPVARPVFSGPRAQTQLVRIEIR from the coding sequence ATGGCCGCCGTATCCTCGATCTGGCTTGCCCCGCATCGGCCGCTGTTTCTGGCGGCGGGGTTGTGGGCGCTGGTCGCGCTGGTCTGGTGGCACTGGGGCGGCTCGATGGGCCTTTCAACGCCGGTCCTTGGCACCTCGGGCCTCTGGCACGGGCACGAGATGCTGTTCGGCCTCGGTTCGGCGGCGGTGGGGGGCTACTTCCTGACCGCCTCGATGAGCTGGCGCGGCGCGGACCCGCTGAGCGGGCGGCCCCTGATGGCCCTCGTGGCGCTCTGGCTGCTCGGGCGGGTGGCCCTGCTGGCCGAGGGGCTGTGGCCCGGCCTGCCACTGTGGCTGCTCCAGCCGGCGGCGCTGGGCTACTTTCTCTTGCTCGGCGCCCTGCTTGCGCGCGAGGCGGTCGCGGCACGGCGCTGGCCGAAGCTCGGCTTCGCCGCCGGCATCTTCGCCTTCGGGCTGGCCGAGACGCTTTACCTTCGCGCGGCGGTCACCGAGGCGATGCCCGACAGCGCGACAATGGTCCGCGTGGGCTGGATGTTCTTCGCGATCAAGATCTCGATCATCGGCGGGCGGATGGTGCCGGCCTTCACGCTGAACTGGCTGCGGCAGGCCGGGCTGACGGTGGCCGATCCCGCGCCGCGCCCGGCGCTCGGCTGGGCGGCGCTCGGGCTGCTCTGGTCGGCTCTGGCGCTGACCTTCGCCGGGGAAGAAACCGTCTCGGCACTGGCGCTGATCGCGGCGGGCATCCTGCAGGGCATCCGTCTTGCCGGCTGGCGGGGCAGGGACGCGCGGGGCAACCTGTTGCTCCTGCTGCTGCATGCCACCTTCGGCTGGCTCGCGGCCGGGCTGGTGCTGGTGGGCCTCGCGCGGCTCGGCCTGCTGCCGCTGGCGGAGATGGACGCGCTTCATGCGCTGACCATGGGCGCCATGTCGGGCATGATCCTGTCGCTTGCCGCCCGCGCGGCGGCGCCCCGCGACGGCGGGCCGCTGCGGGCGCGGCCGACGATGGTCGCGGCCTTCGCCCTGATCTGGAGCGCCGCGCTGCTGCGGCTGGCGGCACCGCTGGCACCTTCGGCCGATGTCGTCACGCTGGCCGCGGCGCTCTGGTGCCTTGGCTGGCTGTCCTTCCTTGCGGGTTACCTGCCGACCGTGCTCGGCCCGGTGGCACGCCCCGTCTTCTCCGGCCCCCGCGCCCAGACCCAACTTGTCAGGATCGAGATACGCTGA
- the cobW gene encoding cobalamin biosynthesis protein CobW, whose protein sequence is MTDLAKIPVTVITGFLGAGKTTLIRHLMQNAGGRRLAVLVNEFGTVGVDGDLIRACADESCPDEAIVELANGCLCCTVADEFIPTIEALMALPRRPDHILIETSGLALPKPLLKAFDWPAIRSRITVDGVIALADAEAVAAGRFAPDADAVAAQAMAEGADHETPLSEVFEDQLACADIVLLTKADLAGEAGLAAARAVVEAEAPRPVPILAVTEGTVDPQVILGIGAAAEDDLAARPSHHDGADDHEHDDFASTVIDLPEISDPEALAAAIRALARERNVLRVKGHVAVAGKPMRLLVQAVGERVRHQYDRPWPGERLSRLVVIAERADIDEAAIRQDLLARVA, encoded by the coding sequence ATGACCGACCTTGCGAAGATCCCCGTCACGGTGATCACCGGCTTTCTCGGCGCCGGAAAGACCACGCTGATACGCCACCTGATGCAGAACGCGGGCGGGCGCCGGCTGGCCGTTCTGGTCAACGAGTTCGGCACCGTGGGCGTGGACGGCGACCTGATCCGCGCCTGCGCCGACGAGAGCTGCCCGGACGAGGCGATCGTGGAGCTTGCGAACGGCTGCCTCTGCTGCACCGTCGCCGACGAGTTCATCCCCACCATCGAAGCGCTGATGGCCCTGCCCCGCCGCCCCGACCACATCCTGATCGAGACCTCGGGCCTTGCGCTGCCCAAACCCCTGCTCAAGGCCTTCGACTGGCCGGCCATCCGCTCGCGCATCACGGTGGACGGGGTGATCGCGCTGGCCGATGCCGAGGCCGTCGCCGCGGGCCGCTTCGCCCCCGACGCCGACGCGGTGGCCGCGCAGGCCATGGCCGAAGGCGCCGATCACGAGACGCCGCTGTCCGAGGTTTTCGAGGATCAACTCGCCTGCGCCGACATCGTGCTCCTGACCAAGGCCGACCTTGCCGGCGAGGCGGGCCTAGCGGCCGCCCGCGCCGTGGTCGAGGCCGAAGCGCCGCGCCCGGTTCCGATTCTCGCAGTGACCGAGGGCACGGTCGATCCGCAGGTGATCCTCGGGATCGGCGCCGCGGCCGAGGATGATCTGGCCGCCCGCCCCTCGCACCATGACGGCGCGGACGACCACGAGCATGACGATTTCGCCTCGACAGTGATCGACCTGCCCGAGATCTCCGATCCCGAGGCACTGGCCGCCGCCATCCGGGCGCTCGCGCGTGAGCGCAACGTCCTGCGCGTCAAGGGCCACGTCGCGGTGGCCGGAAAGCCGATGCGGCTGCTGGTGCAGGCGGTGGGCGAGCGGGTGCGCCACCAGTATGACCGGCCGTGGCCGGGCGAGCGGCTCTCGCGCCTCGTGGTGATCGCCGAGCGTGCCGACATTGACGAGGCCGCGATCCGTCAGGATCTGCTCGCGCGGGTCGCCTGA
- a CDS encoding integrase core domain-containing protein, giving the protein MVERVIRTLKEQCVHRQRFDSLQHAARAIGDWIAFYNHRRPHQELDMKTPAEAFALAA; this is encoded by the coding sequence ATGGTCGAGCGCGTGATCCGGACCCTGAAGGAGCAGTGCGTTCACCGCCAGCGCTTCGACAGCCTCCAGCACGCGGCACGCGCCATCGGCGACTGGATCGCTTTCTACAACCATCGCCGCCCGCATCAGGAGCTGGACATGAAAACCCCCGCCGAGGCATTCGCCTTGGCGGCTTAA
- a CDS encoding DUF4041 domain-containing protein: MNESSGLADPLVLGILVWFLLTPLFLIMWLIYAQKARRAVSRIVEVENEKARECERLTGVVDEMRGRFAPILSIDEEVTKLKAAAAEENRRVEDLRASYAEKRKVFDRLEQQVAIYDERLAFAELGVYEPHFDFGDSETYKSRIKEVRERQKAMITQGTATICPTGWTVDGSRSKGQTMVNRQMRLTMRAFNNECEAAIANTRWNNAVAMEKRIMAAAAAINRENSSMNLSISDAYVALKIEELRLTHECRERLKAEKEERAELARMEREEKKLLAEAEAAERAERKYQELLDKARKEAEAGSATDEMRRRITELEASLAEAHSASERARAMAEMTKSGYVYIISNIGSFGEDVVKIGLTRRLDPDDRVRELGDASVPFSFDTHAMIYSDEAPALEGALHREFADRRINMSNFRKEFFRVKLEEVEEAVARLAPSAAFFKDREAQEWHETLARRNQALQDMAAPEREVLPASL; the protein is encoded by the coding sequence GTGAACGAATCCAGCGGGCTCGCGGATCCATTGGTCTTGGGGATCCTCGTCTGGTTCCTATTAACGCCACTCTTCCTTATCATGTGGCTGATATACGCCCAGAAAGCGCGCCGGGCCGTGAGCAGGATCGTGGAAGTAGAGAACGAGAAGGCGCGCGAATGCGAGCGGCTGACCGGTGTGGTGGACGAGATGCGCGGGCGGTTTGCGCCTATCCTGTCCATTGATGAGGAGGTGACGAAGTTAAAAGCAGCCGCTGCCGAAGAGAACCGGCGGGTGGAAGATCTGCGTGCCAGCTACGCCGAGAAACGCAAGGTCTTTGACAGACTTGAGCAGCAGGTGGCGATCTACGACGAACGACTCGCGTTCGCCGAGTTGGGTGTCTACGAGCCGCACTTCGATTTTGGGGACAGCGAGACCTACAAGTCCCGCATCAAGGAGGTGCGGGAGCGTCAGAAGGCGATGATCACGCAGGGAACTGCCACGATCTGCCCGACGGGCTGGACTGTCGATGGAAGCCGGTCGAAGGGTCAGACAATGGTCAATCGGCAAATGCGCCTGACGATGCGCGCCTTCAACAACGAGTGCGAGGCCGCCATCGCGAACACCCGCTGGAACAACGCGGTTGCCATGGAGAAGCGGATCATGGCGGCTGCCGCCGCGATCAACCGCGAGAACAGCTCGATGAACCTCTCGATCAGCGACGCCTATGTTGCGCTGAAGATCGAGGAGCTGCGGCTGACACACGAATGTCGCGAGCGCCTGAAGGCCGAGAAGGAAGAGCGCGCCGAACTGGCACGGATGGAGCGTGAGGAGAAGAAACTGCTGGCCGAGGCGGAGGCCGCAGAGCGCGCAGAACGAAAATACCAGGAACTCCTCGACAAGGCACGCAAAGAGGCGGAGGCCGGCTCTGCGACCGATGAGATGCGTCGCCGCATCACGGAACTCGAAGCCTCTCTTGCAGAAGCGCACAGCGCGAGCGAGCGGGCTCGCGCCATGGCCGAGATGACGAAGTCCGGCTACGTCTACATCATCTCGAACATCGGCTCCTTCGGCGAGGACGTGGTAAAGATCGGCCTCACCCGCCGCCTGGACCCGGATGACCGGGTGCGAGAACTGGGCGATGCCTCTGTGCCCTTCTCGTTCGACACCCATGCGATGATCTACAGCGACGAGGCGCCGGCCCTCGAAGGAGCGCTTCATCGCGAGTTCGCCGACCGCAGGATCAACATGTCCAACTTCCGGAAAGAGTTCTTCCGCGTGAAGCTCGAGGAGGTCGAAGAAGCCGTCGCTCGCCTGGCGCCGTCCGCCGCCTTCTTCAAGGATCGGGAGGCGCAGGAGTGGCACGAGACCCTCGCCCGCCGCAACCAGGCGCTTCAGGATATGGCCGCACCTGAGCGAGAGGTTCTTCCGGCGTCGCTCTGA
- a CDS encoding DDE-type integrase/transposase/recombinase — protein MQRVFQIKGWQVRKRPIGMRPRIEAVPSVAQAPNERWSTDLCRVWAGRDGWATLALVIDCHTRELLGWHLSRSGKASTAASALEHALINRFGTLGRVTKEFLLRSDNGVRHGPRTSGGTMAHSSPVANTRPSSAATA, from the coding sequence GTGCAGCGGGTCTTCCAGATCAAGGGCTGGCAGGTCCGCAAGCGCCCGATCGGAATGCGACCCAGGATAGAAGCGGTGCCCTCGGTGGCCCAGGCCCCCAACGAGCGCTGGTCCACGGATCTCTGCCGGGTCTGGGCCGGGCGCGACGGCTGGGCCACGCTCGCCCTGGTGATCGACTGCCATACCCGCGAGCTTCTGGGCTGGCACCTGTCGCGCTCGGGCAAGGCCTCCACGGCCGCGAGCGCGTTGGAACACGCGCTGATCAACCGGTTCGGCACACTCGGCCGGGTGACGAAGGAGTTCCTGCTGAGGTCCGACAACGGCGTTCGCCATGGGCCTCGGACCAGTGGCGGCACCATGGCTCACTCTTCACCAGTCGCAAATACACGGCCCTCGTCCGCAGCTACGGCCTGA
- a CDS encoding tyrosine-type recombinase/integrase — MREAGAYFDLVEIETLAEACGLKTETLRRITLPAVTEIRRWVAMSKADIVSNALKYRRLSTAARYFCFVGRMSEAHLPKRSLELAERISARKDMAARIAVHRPRIQSSRIRSIVKAADVARVAAFVATGNPYDVWKTEAMARRNWALVCLLVASGVRQGEARQLKPEDVKLATCEIRVERRHDDPEDPRNREPNAKTLDRIVPFGPTVAQALEDYMFGPGSDAAEKRGSPFIFLSHDNHTHGTPIPDRTVGRVVHELGKHLGIEGLTPHHLRHGWIQSLADWAIAAGISAADFARFANFLGGWSYLSTMAAEYRGDLLDGSRFQDRSPGSGESFVKSPTSSTHVVGSEYRQAFASDGTPFDPEQDSWSFRTLSGAVNIDFTMLRESASGALIASLKRSMRTMVATRNLNTSGAAFRQFRNLVLFAHQRRDGQVEEIDAEDVAHWCARGNVAHLAQLRMYRPSENLLMLQGVR; from the coding sequence ATGCGCGAGGCCGGCGCCTATTTCGATCTGGTCGAGATCGAGACACTGGCGGAAGCCTGCGGGCTGAAGACCGAGACTCTGCGACGGATCACATTGCCAGCGGTGACGGAGATCCGGCGGTGGGTTGCCATGTCGAAGGCCGACATCGTCAGTAACGCCCTGAAGTACCGTCGCCTGTCGACCGCCGCCCGATATTTTTGTTTCGTCGGGCGCATGTCCGAGGCGCATCTTCCAAAGCGTTCGCTGGAACTTGCCGAGCGGATCAGCGCGCGCAAGGACATGGCCGCTCGCATAGCGGTTCACCGGCCAAGGATCCAGTCCTCGCGGATCCGAAGTATCGTCAAGGCTGCCGATGTGGCCAGGGTGGCGGCCTTTGTGGCCACGGGTAATCCCTACGACGTCTGGAAGACGGAAGCGATGGCGCGGCGCAACTGGGCTCTCGTCTGCCTGCTGGTGGCATCCGGCGTCCGTCAAGGTGAAGCACGGCAATTGAAGCCGGAGGACGTTAAACTTGCGACCTGCGAGATCCGGGTGGAGCGACGGCATGACGATCCGGAAGATCCGAGAAACCGTGAGCCGAATGCAAAGACTCTCGACCGGATTGTACCTTTCGGACCCACTGTCGCGCAGGCCCTGGAGGACTACATGTTTGGTCCGGGAAGCGACGCGGCCGAGAAGCGCGGCTCGCCCTTCATCTTCCTGAGCCATGACAACCATACGCATGGGACGCCGATCCCCGATCGTACCGTTGGCCGGGTGGTCCACGAGCTCGGAAAGCATCTCGGCATCGAAGGCCTCACGCCGCACCACCTTCGACATGGCTGGATTCAGAGCCTGGCCGACTGGGCAATTGCGGCCGGGATTAGCGCTGCGGACTTCGCGCGCTTCGCCAATTTCCTTGGTGGTTGGTCCTACCTCAGCACGATGGCCGCCGAATACCGAGGTGATCTACTTGACGGAAGCCGCTTTCAAGACAGGAGTCCGGGTTCAGGAGAGTCGTTCGTGAAATCCCCCACGAGTTCGACACATGTAGTTGGGTCTGAATATCGGCAAGCATTCGCGTCTGATGGTACGCCGTTTGATCCCGAGCAGGATTCCTGGTCGTTCCGCACGCTCTCCGGCGCGGTCAATATCGACTTTACCATGTTGCGGGAAAGCGCGTCAGGCGCATTGATTGCTTCTTTGAAGCGATCAATGCGCACCATGGTGGCGACCAGAAACCTGAACACTTCTGGAGCAGCCTTCCGCCAGTTCAGAAATCTTGTTCTGTTTGCACACCAACGTCGCGATGGGCAGGTCGAAGAGATCGACGCGGAGGATGTCGCTCACTGGTGCGCGCGCGGCAACGTCGCTCACCTCGCACAGCTTCGTATGTATCGACCCAGTGAAAATCTGCTCATGCTACAAGGAGTAAGGTAG
- the cobO gene encoding cob(I)yrinic acid a,c-diamide adenosyltransferase, which translates to MDDATRHAEKKARIKAARDRMMAEKSGEKGLIIVHTGPGKGKSSSGFGMILRCIAHGMPCAVVQFIKGAWDTGERRLLTGAFGGLCQFHAMGEGFTWETQDRGRDIAAARAGWEKAKELIRDPAIRMVLLDEINIALRYDYLDLAEVLAFLRDEKPPMTHVVLTGRNAKPELIEAADLVTEMVAVKHPFRAGIKGQPGVEF; encoded by the coding sequence ATGGACGACGCTACCCGCCACGCCGAGAAGAAGGCCCGCATCAAGGCCGCCCGCGACCGGATGATGGCGGAAAAGTCCGGCGAGAAAGGCCTGATCATCGTCCATACCGGGCCGGGCAAGGGCAAGTCCTCCTCGGGCTTCGGGATGATCTTGCGCTGCATCGCGCATGGCATGCCCTGCGCCGTCGTGCAGTTCATCAAGGGCGCCTGGGACACCGGCGAGCGTCGTCTGCTGACCGGCGCGTTCGGCGGGCTCTGCCAGTTCCACGCCATGGGCGAGGGCTTCACCTGGGAGACGCAGGACCGCGGGCGCGACATCGCCGCCGCCCGCGCCGGCTGGGAGAAGGCGAAGGAGCTGATCCGCGATCCTGCGATCCGCATGGTCCTGCTGGACGAGATCAACATCGCGCTGCGCTACGACTATCTGGACCTGGCCGAGGTGCTGGCCTTCCTGCGCGACGAGAAGCCGCCGATGACCCATGTCGTCCTTACGGGGCGCAACGCGAAGCCCGAACTGATCGAGGCGGCCGATCTGGTCACCGAGATGGTCGCGGTGAAGCATCCGTTCCGCGCCGGGATCAAGGGCCAGCCGGGGGTGGAGTTCTGA
- a CDS encoding NAD(P)/FAD-dependent oxidoreductase — MEKTDVVILGAGAAGMFCAIEAGRRGRRVLVIDHARAPGEKIRISGGGRCNFTNRGIAPDRFLSRNPRFALSALKRFTQWDFIARLDAEGIAWHEKTLGQLFCDGSATQIVDMLVRQMREAGVTLWLSTEPGEVRRDGGGFVVDTSRGAVSAASVVVATGGKSIPKMGASGYGYRLAESFGLPVVETRPGLVPLTFATQELDLLKPLAGIAVPARVSAGGAAFDEAVLFTHRGLSGPAILQISSYWREGMPVTLRLAPGSEVLQMLRRGRDEQARSAVRTVLAQILPERLARHLEGRAGIEGPLGAQSNATLDRLASLVGAWELRPVGTEGYRTAEVTLGGVDTDHLDARTLQARSIPGLHFIGEAVDVTGWLGGYNFQWAWSSGWAAGQVV; from the coding sequence ATGGAAAAAACCGACGTCGTGATCCTGGGGGCAGGGGCCGCCGGCATGTTCTGCGCCATCGAGGCGGGCCGCCGGGGCCGCCGCGTGCTGGTGATCGACCATGCCCGCGCGCCGGGCGAGAAGATCCGCATCTCGGGCGGCGGGCGCTGCAATTTCACCAACCGCGGCATCGCGCCCGACCGTTTCCTGTCGCGGAACCCGCGCTTTGCACTCTCGGCGCTGAAGCGCTTCACGCAGTGGGATTTCATCGCCCGTCTCGACGCCGAGGGAATCGCCTGGCACGAGAAGACGCTGGGGCAGCTGTTCTGCGACGGCTCCGCCACGCAGATCGTGGACATGCTGGTGCGGCAGATGCGCGAGGCCGGGGTGACGCTCTGGCTGTCCACCGAGCCGGGCGAGGTGCGCCGGGACGGCGGGGGCTTCGTCGTCGACACCTCGCGAGGGGCGGTCTCGGCCGCCTCGGTCGTCGTGGCCACCGGAGGGAAATCCATCCCGAAGATGGGCGCGAGCGGCTACGGCTATCGCCTGGCCGAAAGCTTCGGCCTGCCGGTGGTCGAGACACGGCCGGGCCTCGTCCCGCTGACCTTCGCGACGCAGGAGCTGGACCTGCTGAAGCCGCTGGCGGGCATTGCCGTGCCGGCCCGCGTCTCGGCGGGCGGGGCGGCCTTCGACGAGGCCGTGCTGTTCACGCATCGCGGCCTGTCGGGTCCGGCGATTCTCCAGATCAGTTCCTACTGGCGCGAGGGGATGCCGGTCACCCTGCGGCTCGCTCCGGGCAGCGAGGTGCTGCAGATGCTGCGACGCGGCCGCGACGAGCAGGCCCGGAGCGCGGTCCGCACGGTGCTGGCGCAGATCCTGCCGGAGCGCCTCGCACGGCATCTGGAGGGCCGGGCCGGGATCGAGGGGCCGCTGGGCGCGCAGTCGAATGCCACGCTGGACAGGCTCGCCAGCCTCGTCGGCGCCTGGGAGCTTCGGCCGGTCGGCACCGAAGGCTACCGCACCGCCGAGGTCACGCTGGGCGGCGTGGACACCGATCATCTCGACGCCCGGACCCTGCAGGCCCGCAGCATCCCGGGGCTGCATTTCATCGGCGAGGCGGTGGACGTCACCGGCTGGCTCGGCGGCTACAACTTCCAGTGGGCGTGGTCATCGGGCTGGGCAGCCGGTCAGGTGGTCTGA
- a CDS encoding DUF1636 domain-containing protein codes for MTVTLHVCTTCRAGRPVAEGEPVPGALLHAALAAAAPDGVRVAPVECLSACAQGCAVALSAPGRWTYVYGRLDRDHAAEIVAGAEAYAAAPDGIVPWRERPEIFRKQSLARIPPIGETP; via the coding sequence ATGACCGTGACGCTTCACGTCTGCACCACCTGCCGCGCCGGACGCCCCGTCGCCGAGGGGGAGCCCGTTCCGGGCGCGCTCCTCCACGCGGCCCTCGCCGCGGCAGCCCCGGACGGCGTGCGGGTCGCGCCGGTCGAATGCCTCTCGGCCTGCGCGCAGGGCTGCGCCGTGGCGCTCTCGGCCCCCGGCCGCTGGACCTACGTCTACGGCCGGCTCGACCGGGACCACGCAGCCGAGATCGTCGCCGGGGCCGAGGCCTATGCCGCCGCCCCCGACGGGATCGTGCCCTGGCGCGAGCGGCCCGAGATCTTCCGCAAGCAGTCGCTTGCCCGCATTCCCCCGATCGGAGAGACCCCATGA
- a CDS encoding ATP-dependent RecD-like DNA helicase, protein MNGSMGRVQSVMDGIAHVTLDGKPFELDAADADNLDLAYAISVHKAQGSQWRRVIIPVFRSRLLDRTLIYTAITRGTEQVIILGDQRALAAAIENMPASTARSIGLDKRLRRA, encoded by the coding sequence ATGAACGGGTCGATGGGCCGCGTTCAGTCAGTGATGGACGGCATCGCGCACGTGACGCTGGACGGCAAGCCGTTCGAACTCGATGCAGCCGACGCGGACAACCTGGACCTCGCCTATGCCATCTCGGTCCATAAGGCCCAAGGCTCTCAATGGAGGCGCGTCATCATTCCGGTCTTCAGATCCCGTCTGCTGGACCGGACCCTGATCTACACCGCCATCACGAGAGGCACGGAGCAAGTCATCATATTGGGGGACCAACGTGCCCTAGCGGCTGCTATAGAGAACATGCCCGCTTCAACAGCACGCTCTATTGGGCTGGATAAAAGGCTGCGGCGGGCATAA
- the rpe gene encoding ribulose-phosphate 3-epimerase, whose translation MTFDRRIKIAPSILSADFANFGAECRAIEAQGCDWVHVDVMDGHFVPNLTFGPAMCAAIRPHIKGVMDVHLMIAPVDPYIDAFASAGADVITAHLEAGPHIHRTLQAIRGTGRKAGLALNPGTGLDAVAHLLDLLDLVCIMTVNPGFGGQKFIESQVAKVRDLRAMIGDRPIHIEIDGGVTPETAPLVAAAGADVLVAGSAVFKGGSVDNPAPYGANIRAIRAAAEGALGQQFAAK comes from the coding sequence ATGACCTTTGACCGCCGCATCAAGATCGCCCCGTCGATCCTCTCCGCCGACTTCGCCAATTTCGGCGCCGAATGCCGCGCCATCGAGGCTCAGGGCTGCGACTGGGTGCATGTCGACGTGATGGACGGCCATTTCGTGCCGAACCTCACCTTCGGCCCGGCGATGTGCGCGGCGATCCGGCCGCATATCAAGGGCGTGATGGACGTCCATCTCATGATCGCGCCGGTCGATCCCTACATCGACGCCTTCGCCTCCGCCGGGGCCGATGTCATCACGGCGCATCTGGAGGCCGGTCCGCACATCCACCGGACGCTGCAGGCGATCCGCGGCACGGGCCGCAAGGCCGGCCTCGCATTGAACCCCGGCACGGGGCTTGACGCGGTGGCGCATCTGCTCGACCTGCTCGACCTCGTCTGCATCATGACCGTCAACCCCGGCTTCGGCGGGCAGAAATTCATCGAGAGCCAGGTGGCCAAGGTGCGCGACCTGCGCGCGATGATCGGTGACCGGCCGATCCATATCGAGATCGACGGCGGCGTGACGCCGGAGACCGCACCTCTGGTCGCGGCGGCGGGTGCCGACGTGCTTGTTGCGGGCTCGGCCGTATTCAAGGGCGGCTCGGTGGACAATCCCGCGCCCTATGGCGCAAACATCCGCGCGATCCGCGCCGCGGCCGAAGGCGCGCTGGGCCAGCAGTTCGCCGCGAAGTGA